The genomic window CGGATGAATGTCTGAGCCTCTTGTCGGGGGGATTCACGCTGGGCGCCGCGGAGCGGCGCATGATGGCGCTCTTCTTTGCCTTCGACACGGTCTAGGCTGGGGTTGAAGACGCGGTGAAAGAGCTGACGAACCCAGCCGCCCTCCGGGCAATGGTTGTCTCCATGGCTGGAACCGCGCTCATCATGATGGTTGCCCCCGAGCCCATCACGAAACTGGTCGCGATTGCGCTGACAGCCTCCTTGATCGCTTATCTCGGCGCTGTCCCTGTCTGGAATCTGGGGCAAGGATTCCTGCGGCTCATGAAGGAGGCGGACCATGCCCGGAGCTTCTCGGAGCTGGAAGACACCGGACACCGTTTCGGGAAAGTGCTCGGGCACAACGGTGCCCGGGTTCTGATCATCGCCGTGTTGACGGCGCTCGGTGGCAAGAGCGCCATGGCTGCGCAAGGTCCGAACATGCCGGGCTTCGCCCAGGCGGCGTTGAGGGCGCAGACGGAAGGGGGCTTCCGGCTATCGGGAGCGCTGGCGGGCGAGGTGCACGCCATCGCCCTTCCTTCGGCAGGGGTACTGAACGTCGCGCTCGCGCCTACGGCCGTTGCGGCGGTGGCGATGGGGGCCGGAGGCACGATTCAAGGTGATCCCGAAGGGGACATTCACCATCTCTGCACCGACAAGAACGAGGTCTCCGCAGCATCCGGTGGACCCTGGACCCCGCTCTTCCAGCAGGTGTTCGACCGGGCGAAGATGAGCCTCAATGACGCCGCGAACAAGGTTCGCATCAGAGGCCACAAGGGGCCTCATCCTGCGGAGTATCACCGTGAAGTGCTCCGGCGCATCGACCAGGCCACGTTGCAGTGCCGGGGCGCTGACCAGTGCCGGGCCGCGTTGACGGAGGAACTCGCCAGCATGGCGCGGGATCTCCTCACGGAAGGAACAAAGCTGCGCAGGCTCCTCACCAAGGCGCCAGAATGAGGTGGCCATGGACCGATGCTTTTTTGACCTGAACATCGACGTCGAGGTGCCAGGGCGCTGGTATCTCGCGGAGCCCACCGTGCCCTCGGGGGGGGAGATCGACGACATCTGGCGCTTTTCCCTGGGCCAGCCCGTGGACCTTGGCGAGAAGCTGCGTATCCCCCTTTACCGCCCGGGACGTCCCCTGGATTTCACGACGGCGGGGGCGGGGCGGACGCCGGTCCTCAGCGCGCGGGCGGCGGCTGTGTTCCAGAAGCTGGCCTCGAGCGATGTTCAGCTCTTTCCGGTGGAAGTCGAAGGCGAGCCCGAGCCGTACCACCTGCTCAACGTGGCGCGGCAGCTCCGGTGCATCGACGACGCGGCCTGTGAAGAGGTCCAATATTACCCTCGGCACGGCGTGCAAGCGCATCGGGCGGGAGAGTATCGCTCCGTGTCCGGCTTGCGGATCGACCCATCGAAAACCGGCGAGGCGCGCGTGTTCCGGCTCTGGGGATGGTCTCCGCCGCTCATCGTCGATGCGGAGATCAAGCAAGCGCTGGAGCAGGCTGGCATCGTGGGAGGACGGTTCGAAGCGGTCTGAACCGGGAGCAGGGTGTGATGAGAAAGGCTCGCCAGGGCCGCCCGTCTTCACGCGTCAAGCATTCCCACACTTCCCCTCCTGCGGCGCCACTACATCGGGGGCCGATGTGCGGGGGGCGCGCATGGGGCCACCGGGTGCGGTAGCGTTGTCCTGCAGGCTTCCATTGACGCCGGTTCACGCGGTATCCGAGTCAGGCCATGTCCTCGCGCAAGTCCCAGACAATGATTCCCACGGTCCGTTCCGATGACGCCCCTCGCAAGTCCCAGACCGGCCTGCCCTCGGTCCGGTCCTCGGCGGTGACCCCCACGGTCCGCGCGGAGGACTCACCGCAGCGGCTGGGCGAGCTTCCGGGCGAGGCCGCCACCCTCGCGGACCGCGGCGAGGCGGAGGCCCTCAAGCAGCTGCTCGCCGCGCGCGCCCAGGAAATCACCGGCGCCACCGGCGCGGTGCTGGCCACGCTGGAGCAGGGCGAGCTCGTGGGCCGCGTGGCCACCGGGAGCCTGGCGCGCACGGTGGGCGAGAAGCTCGGGCTGGAGCTGAACCCCGGCGGCGTGGCCTCGAAGGCGCGCCTGGTGTGGCGCTGTGATGACACCGAGGCCGATGCGCGCGTGGAGCGCGAGGCCTGCCGCAAGCTCGGCGCCCGGGCGCTGGTGGTGGCCTCGGTGGCGTGCGGCGAGCGGCTGCTCGCGGTGCTCGTGGTGGTGTCGGCCCGGGCCGGGGCCTTCGGCGAGGCCGAGGAGCGGGGGCTCGCGCTCGTGGCGCGGGGCGGCGGCACGCTCCTGGCGCACGCGGAGGCGGCCAAGGCCTCGGCCGAGCGCGAGGCCGAGCTGAAGACGCTCCGGGCGCTCGTGCGGCGGCGCGAGGCGGAGCTGGACGGGGTGCTGTACTCGGTGGAGGGCTCCGCCTACGTGCTCTCCGAGGACAGCCCGCTCCGGGCCAACCGCGCGGCGCTGGAGCTGCTCGGCGGCGAGGGCTCGCCCGCGGTGCCCGCCGGGCGGGGCGCGCTGCTCGAGCGGCTGCAGCCCCGGGCGCCGGAGACGCAGGAGCCGGTGTCGCCCGAGGAGGAGCCGCTGGCGCGGGCGCTGTCGGGCACGGCCACCACGCGCGAGCTGCTGGTGCGGCACGCCAAGGCGGGGGGGGACGTGCTGGCGCGCATCGCGGCGGTGCCGGTGCGCGTGGACGGGGCGGTGGTGGGCGCGGTGGTGGTGCAGTCGGACGTGGGGGCCGAGCGCAAGGAGCAGTTCCTCACGCTGGTGGAGCGCTCCTCGGAGTGCATCGGCATCACCTCGCTCTCCGGCCAGCCCATGTACCTGAACCCGGCGGGAAGGGAGCTGCTGGGCTTCGAGAGCCCGGAGGCCTTCCGGGGCGCCTCGGTGATGGACACGTACCTGGCGGAGGACCGGGAGCTGGCGCGCACGGCGTTCAAAGCGGTGCGCGAGCGCGGCAGCTGGGAGGGCGAGCTGCGGCTGCGCCACCGGCGCACGGGCGAGGCCATTCCGGTGCGCCACCACCTCTTCACCCTGGCGCACCGGGAGACGGGGCGGCCCGTGGCGCTGGGCGCGGTGACGCGGGACTTGCGCGAGCAGAAGCGCGCGGAGGCGGTGCGCGAGCGGCTGATGGACATCGTCGGCAACGAGCTGCGGGCGCCGCTGTCGGCCATCACCATGGCGGCCTCCACGCTGCTGCGGCGCGGGACGCTGGCGGAGACGGACACCAAGGCCGCGGCGCGCATCTCCCAGGGCGCCGAGCGGATGGGGCGCACGCTGGGGCAGGTGCTGGACTTCACGCGCACGTACCTGGGGGCCGGGCTGGTGCTGCTGCGCTCGCGGGTGGACCTGGACATGGTGACGCAGGACGTGGTGGCCGCGGTGGAGCTGGAGCACCCGGACCGGCTGGTGCGCTACGTGAAGCGCGGGGACGCGCGCGGCATCTGGGACCGGGAGCGGCTGGTGGAACTGCTGGGCACGCTCCTGGGCTACTCGCTGCGCACGGGCCCGGTGGAGCGGCCGGTGGACGTGCGGCTGCTCGCCGAGGGCATGGAGGTGGTGCTGGAGGTGCGGCGCGAGGGCGAGCCCATCCCGCCCGAGATGCTCTCGGAGATGTTCAACCCGTTCTTCTACCCGCAGTCGCAGCTGGTGGGCGGGGACGAGGCGACGCGCGAGCACCTGGGGCTGGGGCTGTTCATCACCCGGGAAATCACCCGGGCGCACGGGGGCCACATGGAGGTGCGCTCCACGGCGGAGGAGGGCACGCTGTTCCAGGTGTACCTGCCGCGCGGGCCGGTGGGGGTGCGCTGAGGCGGCCCCGCTGGACGTGTCAGCGCCCCGGCTGACACGTCCAAAGCCAGTCAAAGACAGACGGTGGCCCCTGGCGGCCTCCGGGAGAGGGGTTGGCGTGCTTCGTGCCTAGCAGGGCGCGGCGCCCTTCCCTCTCCAGGAGCCTCCGGTGCGGACATCGATGTTGAGACGGGCGGCGAGACGGGCGGCCGGGGTGGTGCTCTTCCTGCTGGCCCCGGCCCTCTGGGCACAGGCCCCGGAGGCCGGGACGGGCTCGTGCTGGACGCCGCTGCAGGCGCGCGTGCCCACGCCCCCGGTGGTGAGCGTGCGGCCCGGCGGGCAGCGGGATGTGTTCCTGCGCACCGCGCGCAACGGCCTCGTCCACCGGGTGCTGGATGCGAGGAGGGGCACACTCCAGGCCCCGGAGCCGCTGGGCGGGGCGTTCCTCTCGGAGGCCGCCGCGGTGAGCTGGCCGGACGGCCGCATCGATGTCTTCGCCCGCCACGCGAGCAACACCCTGTGGCACCGCCAGTTCGAGCCCGGCAGCGCCCGGTGGCTGCCGTGGAAGGGGCTGGGGGGGCTGCTCACCTCGGGCCCGGCCGTCACCTCCAGCGCCTCGGGGCGGATGGATGTCTTTGTCCGGGGGGCGGGCAACGCGCTGTGGCACCTCCAGTACGAGCCCGGCGGGGGGCAGTGGCTGCCCTGGAAGCCCCTGGGGGGGCTGCTCACCTCGGAGCCCGCGGCGGTGAGCTGGGGCGAGGGCCGCATCGATGTCTTCGGGCGGGGCATCGAGAACGGGCTCTGGCAGCTGACGTTCGACGCGGACCACGGGGGCTGGGGGCGGTGGCAGGCGCGGGAAGGGGTGCTCACCGCGGGGCCCACCGTGAGCAGCTGGGGGCCGGGCCGGCTGGACGTCTTCACGCCCGGGGCGGACAACACCCTGTGGCACCTGCCGTTCGAGGAGCGCCTCGGCGGCTGGCAGCCGTGGCGGGCGCTGGGGGGCGCGGGCGAGGCCCGGCCCGTGGCGGTGAGCCCGGCGCCGGGCCGCATCGAGCTCTGGGCGCGGGGCGCGGACGCGAGGCTGCGGCGCTGCGAGCTGGAGGCCCCCTTGCCGGTGCCGCCGGAAAATTCCCGGCCCTGGGAAGAAATCTCCCCGGTGCCACGTTGACAGGCCGCCGCGAGGCTTTATAGGTGCGGGCCTCGCATCGGCCATGAGGTCGCTTCACGAGGGTACGGCATCGTGTCTCAACCGATGATTCGCATTGAGGGACTGACGAAGTCCTACGGCAATGCCCTGGCGCTGCGCGGGGTGAGCTTCGAGGTGCCCCGGGGACAGGTGGTGGGCTTCCTGGGGCCCAACGGCGCGGGCAAATCCACCACGATGAAGATTCTGTCTGGCTTCGTCACGCCCACCTCGGGCACGGCGCACATCAACGGCATCGACGTCATCGGCGACTCGGTCGTCTCCCGCCGGTTGATTGGCTATCTGCCGGAGAACAACCCGCTGTACGAAGAGATGATGGTCCGCGACTACCTGGAGTTCGCCGCGGACGTGCGCGGGGTGCCGCGGATCCGCCGCAAGGAGCGCATCCGCTCCGCGGTGGAGCGCTGTGGCCTGGGCAGCGTGCTGGGCAAGGACATCCAGCAGCTCTCCAAGGGCTACCGCCAGCGCGTGGGCATCGCCCAGGCCATCCTCCACGAGCCGGACCTGCTCATCCTCGACGAGCCGACGAGCGGCCTGGATCCGAACCAGATCGTCGAGATTCGCAACCTCATCCGGGACCTGGGCCGGGAGAAGACGGTGCTCCTGAGCACGCACATCCTGAGCGAGGTGCAGAGCACGTGCAGCCGGGTGCTCATCATCAGCGATGGCCGGGTGGTGGCGGACGACTCGCCCGAGCAGCTGAGCACGGCGCAGGGCGGCACGGTGACGGTGGTGCTCGCCTCGCGCTCGGGGGCGGCGCTGGAGCCCGGGCAGGTGCGCGCGGTGCTGGAGCGGGTGCCGGGCGTCACCCGGGTGGAGCCGGGCGAGGCGGAGGGCAGCGGCACGCTGGGCTTCCGGCTCCGCTACGGCCAGGAGGACATCCGCCGGGCGCTGTTCGAGGCCTCGGTGCGCGAGGATTTGTGCCTGCTGGAGGTGAAGCGCCAGCACGTGAGCCTGGAAGAGACGTTCCGCAAGCTCACCGGGGGCGAGGCCGCGAATCCCGAGGCTTCGACGCAGGCGGCGTGAGGCCTCCCGCTCCGGTTCTTTTTCAATTCCTTCGAGGGTGCGCATGGGAATGATGCTTGCCATTGCCCGGCGTGAGTTCAGGGCGTTCTTCAACTCGCCGATCGCCTACATCGTGCTCGGCGGCTTCCTGCTCACGCTCGGGTGGTTCTACTTCAGTACGCTGTTCGTCGCGGGCCAGGCCTCGATGCGGGGCTTCTTCGGGCTGGCGCCGGTGCTCTTCGTCGTCTTCATCCCGGCCATCACCATGCGGCTCATCGCCGAGGAGCGGAAGACGGGCACGCTGGAGCTGCTGCTCACCATGCCGCTGCATGACTGGCAGGTGGTGGTGGGCAAGTTCTTCGCGGCCATGGGCATGGTGGGCGTGGGGCTCTTGCTCACGCTGCCGTACCCGCTGAGCGTGGCGGCGCTCACCGCGGAGGGCGCCTCGTTCGACTGGGGCCCGGTGGCCATGGGCTACCTGGGGCTGATGCTGATGGCCTCCAGCTTCCTGTCCATCGGCATGTGGGCCAGCGCCCTGAGCAAGAACCAGATCGTCGGCTTCATCGTCGGGCTGGTGCTGTGCTTCGCCTTCTACTTCGTGGACAAGTTCGCGGTGGTGCTGCCGCAGGGGCTCGCGGCGGTGCTGCAGTACCTCTCGGTGGACTACCACTTCGAGAACATCGCCAAGGGCGTGCTCGACTCGCGCGATGTCCTCTACTACGTGACGATCACGGTGATCGCGCTGGGCCTGACGGCGCGCAGCGTGAACACCACCCGGCAGTGAGGCCCGTGATGAACAAGTACACGCTCAACACCACCATCCTGCTCATCACCGTCACCGGCATCTTCGTGCTGCTCAACATCCTGGGGCTGCGCCTCTTCACGCGCGTGGATTTCACCCGGGACCAGCACTACACGCTCTCGGACGCCTCCAAGAAGGCGATGGCGGAGCTGAAGGATCCGGTCACCGTCACCGCCTACTTCACCGAGCAGCTGCCGCCCCCGTACGCGAGCAACGCCCGCTACGTGCGGGACTTGCTGGAGGAGTACCGCGCCGCCTCCAAGGGCCGGCTGAGCTTCGAGTTCGTGGACCCCATGTCCCAGGAGACGGACGCGGACAAGGAGGCCAAGCGCGAGACGAAGCGCGACATCTTCGGCCGCGCCTACCGCGAGCCCACCTCCGTGGAGCGCGAGCTCGCCGAGCAGGGCATCCAGCCGGTGGAGGTGCGCGTGGTGGAGGAGGACCAGGTGCGCACGAAGCGGGCCTACATGGGGCTCGTCCTTCAGCACCAGGAGAAGAAGGAAATCATCCCGGTGCTCGCGGACACGCAGACGCTGGAGTACGACTTCACCACGCTGGTGCGCAAGCTGACGCGCCCCAAGACGCCGGTGCTCGGGGTGCTCCAGGGGCACGGAGAGCCCGCGCTCCAGGAGAAGCTGCGGCGCATGCAGCAGCTCCTCGGCCAGCTCTATGAAGTCCGCCCGGTGGACCTGGGCGCCGCGGACCGGGTGGACGCGGCGGTGGATGCGCTGTTCGTCATCGGGCCGAAGACGGCGCTGCCGCCCACCGCGCTCAAGGCCATCGACCAGTTCCTGATGGAGGGCAAGAGCGTGGCGTTCTTCCTGGATGCGGTGCAGGTGGACCCGCGCTCCTTCCAGCCGGCGGACGCGGAGCACGGGCTGGGGCCGCTCCTGGCCACCTATGGGGTGAAGATGGGGGAGCAGCTCGTGGCGGACGCGCGCTCGGGGCAGCTCGCCATGCAGGAGCAGCGCGGCATGATGGTCATCGACGTGCCGGTGCCCTACCCGTTCATCCCGCTGCTGGCGCAGCTGGAGGGCGACAGCCCGGTGTCCAAGGGCATTGGCGGGGTGATGCTGCCCTTCACCACGCAGGTGTCGCTCCAGACGCCCGCGGGCGTGCAGGGCACGGTGCTGGCGAAGTCCTCGAAGACGAGCTGGCTGGAGTCCAAGCCCTTCAACATCGACCCGCGGCGCGACTGGCGCACGGAGACGCCGTCCGTGGGCGGGCCCTATCCGCTCATCGTCCAGGTGTCCGGCAAGCTCAAGAGCCACTTCGCGGAGGAGGCGGGCGCGAGCGCCGCCACGCCGATGCGGGCCGAGAGCCAGGGCGAGCCGCGCGTCATCGTCGCGGGCGGCTCGGCGGCGCTGTGGGATGACTTCATGGGCCCCTCGAACCAGGCGTTCCTGCTCAACGTGGCGGACTGGCTGCTGCTGGACGCGGGGCTGCTCAACATGCGCACCCGGGGCATGGCGGAGGCGCCGCTGGAGAAGGACCTGCCGGAGTCCACGCGCAACGCGGTGAAGTACGGCAACGTGCTGGGCATTCCGTTCCTGCTGACCGCTTTTGGCCTGGTGCGCTGGCGCTTGCGGGAGTCGCGCCGCGGCCGGGTCACCGTCTGAGCCTGAGGAGACGACGCGATGAAGAAGGCAACCCTCATCGTTGTAGGCATCTTCGCCGTGCTGCTCGCCGTGGTGCTCGCCACGCGCGAGGACCGGGTGAGCGTGGGCATGCGCAAGCTCGAGCTGCCCAAGGTGGACAAGGACCAGGTGTCCGCGCTGGAGCTGGGCGGGGCGCGCAAGGTCCGGCTGGAGAAGGAGGGCGAGGGCTGGCGGGTGATGGACCCCGGGCAGCCGGCGCAGAAGTACGCGGCGGATGGCGCCCAGGTGACACGCGCGCTGGAGGCGCTGGGACAGCTTCGCAACCTGGACTTCGTGACGGACCGCGCCGAGACGCATGCGGAGTACGCGCTGGATGACGCCCAGGGGCTCACGCTCCAGGTGACGCAGGGCGGCGCGCCGGCGGTGGCGCTGGTGCTCGGCAAGGCGGCGAAGAATGGCGGCACCTACGTGCGCAAGGCGGGCACGAACGAGGTGTTCGTGGCGCGCGGCGGGCTGGACGCGGCGGTGCGCAAGGACGTGAAGGACTGGCGCGAGCGCACGATGCTCTCGCTCCAGCCGGAGGACATCACCCAGCTCACCCTGCGCTCGAAGGACGGCGAGGTGCTGACGCTGAACGCCGGGGGCAAGCCCGGCGCGTGGAGCGTGGCGGAGGGCACGGCGCTGCCGCCGGGCTTCCGGTTCGACGCGGAGCAGGCGGATCAGGTGGCGCGGCAGCTCGCCTCGCTGCGCGCCGAGGACTTCCTGGAGGGCGAGGCGGCGGCGGACACGGCCACGGGGCTGGGCGGCGCGCACGACGCGGTGGAGGCGAAGCTCAAGGACGGCAAGAGCGCCACGGTGCACCTGGGCCCGCCGGGCCCGGCGGTGGCCGCGCGCGTGGAGGGCAACCCCCAGGTGTTCCAGCTCCCGGCCTACAGCGCGGAAGCCCTGCGCAAGCGCCTGGTGGACCTGAGAGACCTGAAGCTGTTCCGGTTCGACCCGACGAAAGTGACGAAGCTCAAGCTGCAGTCGGGCACCACGGTGGTGCAGGCGGCGCGGCACGGCGATCAGTGGCAGGTCATCGAGCCGAGGAAGCTGCCGGAGGGCTTCGCGGTCGACTCCCAGCAGGTGGAGGCGATCCTGGGCTGGGTGAACGCGCTGCGCGCGGCGCGGGTGCTGGACGGGGCGCGGACCGATGCCCAGCTGGGCGTGGGCTCGCCCACGGCGCTCATCGAGGTGTCCCTGGAGGGCGTGGCGCCACAGGTGCTGCGGCTGGGCAAGGAGGCGCCGGTGGGCACGGACGGGCTGAAGGAAGTCTTCGCCCGGACCACGCTGGACGCGCTGGCCTACGCGGTGCCCGAGTCCGTGAAGGCGCGGCTGGGGCAGGGGCTGCAGCTCTTCCAGAAGCCCCCGCCGCCCCCGGGCGGGCCGGGGGCCATGCAGGGCCTGGACCAGCTGCCCCCGGAGGTGCGCAAGCAGATCGAGGAGCAGCTGCGCGCGCGGCAAATGCAGTAGCGCGGTGACACCGCGCGGCAGGACCGGTGTTCCCCTCGCACCACGCGGTCCGTGAGGGGAAATCACCATGAAGTCCATGTTCGTGCTGGCCCAGGCCGCCCCGGAGCACCTGGGCTGGCTCAGCAGCAAGCTGCTCGGCGTGACGCTCACCAGCGCCGAGTGGGTGCTGTGGCTGCTGACGGCGCTGTCGGTGCTGTCCATCGCCATCATGCTGGAGCGGGCGCTGTACTTCGCGCGCCACCGGCTCGCGCACTCCGAGGCGCTGGCGGTGCGCCTGACCCGGGGCGAGTTCGAGGCGGTGCGCGAGGCGGTGAAGGGCCGCAGCGGCATGGAGGCGGCGGTGCTCCAGGAGGGGCTGGCCGCTTCCTCGCACGGCGCGGACGCGGTGGAGCAGCTCATCGCGTCGGTCATCGCCCGGGAGCGCCCGCGCTACGAGCGGTTCCTGTCCTTCCTGGGCACGCTGGGCAACAACGCGCCGTTCATCGGCCTGTTCGGCACGGTGCTGGGCATCATCAAGGCCTTCCATGATTTGGGCTCGCTGAGCGCCAAGGGGGGCGCCATCCAGCAGACGGTGATGGCGGGCATCTCCGAGGCGCTCGTGGCCACGGCGGTGGGGCTGGCGGTGGCCATCCCGGCGGTGGTGGCCTTCAACGTCTTCAACCGGCAGCTCAAGACGCTCACCAGCCGCACCACGGCGCTGGGCCACGCGCTGGTGGGCAGCCTGCGCTCGGAGGCGAACTAGCCATGGCGGGCGGAGCGCAGGACAACGACGAGGAAATCACGGGCATCAACGTCACCCCGCTGGTGGACGTGGTGCTGGTGCTGCTCATCATCTTCATGGTGACGGCGAACTTCATCGTCCGAGAGACGGTGGAGGTGGACCTGCCCCGGGCCGCCCACGGCGGCGAAACGGTGCAGGGCCTGGTCAACGTGGTGCTCGACAAGGACGGCAAGCTGTTCTTCGACGGCACGGAGCTGACCGAGGCGGAGCTGTCGCGCCGGGTGACGGAGGCGGTGGCCAAGGACAAGGAGACGCGCGCCATCATCAGCGCCGACCAGTCCATTCCGTACGGGCGGGTGATGCGGCTCATCGACGTGGTGAAGGGCCAGGGCATCGCCAAGTTCGCCCTCAACATCCAGAAGGACGTGCGCCCCACGCCCTCGCCGGGCTGAGGGAGGCGCCATGTCCACGGTGTCCATGACGCAGACGGCGCTCGAAGGGGCCGGGCCCCGTCCGCCCCGGGGGGGCAGCGGGTGGCTGGCGGGCTTCGTGCTGGGCTCGCTCGCGCTGCACGGCGGCGCGCTGGCGGTGCTCCACACGCGGCCCGCGAGGCCGCCCGCCCCCCCGCCGCCGGTGGAGCTGGTGATGGTGGAGGTGACGAAGCCGGTGCCCCCGCCCCCGCCGCCCGAGGTGGAGGAAGCGCCCAAGCCCCCGCCGCCGCCCCGGGCCGTGCGCCCTCCCCGCCTCCAGGTGGCCGAGGCCCCCCGGCCCCTGCCCCCGCCCCCGGCGGAGGCGCCGCCCCCGCCCAACGACGCGCCCGCGCCGGTGAAGGCGCCCCTGGTGGTGGGGTTGTCGATGTCCTCCACCACGAGCGGGGGGAGCTTCGCGGCGCCCGTGGGCAACACGCTCTACGGCCGCACGGCGGACCGGGCGCGCGCGCCCTCGGAGGTGAAGGCCTATTCCGCGCCGAGGTACACGCCCATCTACCAGGTGGACCGTGAGCCGCGGCTGGCCAGCGAGGTGAAGGTGACCTACCCGGAGGAGGCGCGCCGGGCGGGCATCGAGGGCACGGTGACGCTGGCCATCACCATCGACCCGGAGGGCCGCGTGGTGGCCGCCCGGGTGCTGTCGGGGCCCGGGTACGGGCTCGAGGCCGCCGCGCGCGAGGCCCTCCTGCGTTTCCGGTTCACGCCCGCGATGAAAGCGGGTGAGGCCGTGTCCACCGAGATGAAGTACGCTTACACCTTCCTGCTCGACTGAGCACCGCGGCTCCGGTGCGCCGGAGCCCGGACGACCCTCTCCTTGCCGCTGAACCAGACCCCATGTCCTCGAACATGAAAACCCGGGGGGTGCTCGCCGCCGCCTCGCTGCTCGTGAGCCTTCCGGTGCTCGCCGAAGCGCCGCCCCCGCAGCAGGCCGAGGCCCCCGCGGCCACCCCGCAGCTCACCAAGGCCCCCACGCTGGTCCACGCGGTGGAGGCACGCTACCCGGCGGAGGCCCAGGCGCAGGGGCTCACCGCGGACGTGCGGCTGCTCGTCACCCTCGCCGAGGACGGCACCGTGGCGGAGGTGACGCTCGCCGAGCCGGTGGCGAACGGCTTTGGCGAGGCGGCGCTGGAGGCGGTGCGGCAGTTCCGCTTCACGCCGGCCGAGGTGGACGGGGTGCCCGCCCCGGTGCAGGTGGAGTACGTCTACCACTTCACCCTCACCCCGCAGGCAGCGCCCGGCGAGGGCACGGCCTCGCAGGAGGCGCCCAAGGCGTCGGCCACGCTCACCGGCCAGCTCATCTCGCGCGGCAGCCGCTCGCGGGTGGCGGGGGCCACGGTGCGCTGCGGGGATGATCCGGAGGCGCCCGAGGCCACCTCGGACGAGGAGGGCCGCTTCACGCTCCAGGTGACACCGGGGGCGTGCGAGGTGCGCGTCATCGCCTCCAACTTCCAGCGCTACCAGACCACCGAGACGCTGAAGCCGAACGAGACGGCGGAGGTGGTCTTCTACCTGGTGCCGGCGGGGGGCGCGTTCGAGACGGTGGTGCGCTCCGAGCGGCCGAAGAAGGAGGTGGTGCGCCGCACCGTGTCCCGCGAGGAGGCGCAGAAGACGCCGGGGACTTTTGGGGACCCGGTGCGCGTGCTCCAGACGCTGCCGGGCGTGGCGCGGGCGCCGTTCATCGCCGGGGACTTGCTGGTGCGCGGCTCCAACCCGGGGCAGACGGCGACGCTGATGGACGGGGTGGGCATCCCCATCCTCTTCCACCTGCTGGGCGGGCCCTCGGTGGTGAACGCCGAGTTCCTCGACACGCTGGACTTCTACCCGGGCGGCTACGGCAGCCAGTACGGGCGCGCGGTGGGCGGCGTGGTGGACGTCACCACGCGCAAGGGGGCGAGCGACACGCTGCACGGCTCGGTGA from Stigmatella erecta includes these protein-coding regions:
- a CDS encoding MotA/TolQ/ExbB proton channel family protein, with amino-acid sequence MKSMFVLAQAAPEHLGWLSSKLLGVTLTSAEWVLWLLTALSVLSIAIMLERALYFARHRLAHSEALAVRLTRGEFEAVREAVKGRSGMEAAVLQEGLAASSHGADAVEQLIASVIARERPRYERFLSFLGTLGNNAPFIGLFGTVLGIIKAFHDLGSLSAKGGAIQQTVMAGISEALVATAVGLAVAIPAVVAFNVFNRQLKTLTSRTTALGHALVGSLRSEAN
- a CDS encoding ExbD/TolR family protein, whose product is MAGGAQDNDEEITGINVTPLVDVVLVLLIIFMVTANFIVRETVEVDLPRAAHGGETVQGLVNVVLDKDGKLFFDGTELTEAELSRRVTEAVAKDKETRAIISADQSIPYGRVMRLIDVVKGQGIAKFALNIQKDVRPTPSPG
- a CDS encoding energy transducer TonB; protein product: MTQTALEGAGPRPPRGGSGWLAGFVLGSLALHGGALAVLHTRPARPPAPPPPVELVMVEVTKPVPPPPPPEVEEAPKPPPPPRAVRPPRLQVAEAPRPLPPPPAEAPPPPNDAPAPVKAPLVVGLSMSSTTSGGSFAAPVGNTLYGRTADRARAPSEVKAYSAPRYTPIYQVDREPRLASEVKVTYPEEARRAGIEGTVTLAITIDPEGRVVAARVLSGPGYGLEAAAREALLRFRFTPAMKAGEAVSTEMKYAYTFLLD